In Ipomoea triloba cultivar NCNSP0323 chromosome 7, ASM357664v1, a single genomic region encodes these proteins:
- the LOC116025296 gene encoding transmembrane 9 superfamily member 8-like gives MEVARVPAMPRWISCCFLVFLFFAEVRSFYLPGVAPQDFQKGDLLKVKVNKLTSTRTQLPYSYYSLPYCKPGRIVDSAENLGEVLRGDRIENSVYEFRMREPRMCNIACRLTLNAKTAKEFKEKIDDEYRVNMILDNLPLVMPMKRPDQESIIYQHGFHVGLKGIYAGSKEEKYFIHNHLTFTVKFHKDAQTDAARIVGFEVKPFSVRHEYEDQWNDKHTRLTTCDPHAKRTVTSSDSPQEVDDKKEIIFTYDVEFEESEIKWASRWDTYLLMTDDQIHWFSIVNSLMIVLFLSGMVAMIMLRTLYRDISKYNQLETQEEAQEETGWKLVHGDIFRPPTNSDLLCVYVGTGVQFFGMTLVTMIFALLGFLSPSNRGGLMTAMLLLWAFMGVLAGYASARLYKMFKGSEWKKITLQTAFMFPGVFFAIFFVLNALIWGEKSSGAVPFGTMFALVLLWFGIAVPLVFVGSYVGFKKPAIEDPVKTNKIPRQIPEQAWYMNPVFSILIGGILPFGAVFVELFFILTSIWLQQFYYIFGFLFIVFVILIITCAEITIVLCYFQLCSEDYLWWWRSYLTSGSSAVYLFLYAAFYFFTKLEITKPVSGILYFGYMLIASYAFFVLTGTIGFYACFWFTRRIYSSVKID, from the exons ATGGAGGTCGCGAGGGTTCCGGCGATGCCGCGATGGATCTCGTGTTGCTTCCTTGTCTTCCTTTTCTTCGCCGAGGTTCGCTCTTTCTACCTCCCCGGTGTCGCGCCTCAGGATTTCCAGAAG GGTGATCTTCTCAAGGTGAAAGTTAACAAACTGACCTCTACGAGAACTCAGCTTCCTTATTCCTACTATTCCCTTCCTTACTGTAAGCCAGGGCGCATTGTGGACAGTGCAGAGAATCTTGGTGAAGTTCTTCGTGGTGATCGCATTGAGAACTCTGTTTATGAG TTTCGTATGAGGGAACCACGGATGTGCAATATTGCATGTCGTCTTACTCTTAATGCAAAAACTGCCAAAGAATTTAAGGAGAAGATAGATGATGAATATCGGGTGAACAt GATTTTGGATAATCTTCCTCTTGTTATGCCCATGAAGAGGCCTGATCAGGAATCTATCATCTATCAACATGGTTTCCATGTTGGTCTTAAAGGAATATATGCCGGG AGCAAGGAGGAGAAATATTTTATCCACAACCACTTGACATTCACTGTCAAGTTTCACAAGGATGCACAAACTGATGCGGCAAGAATTGTTGGATTCGAAGTCAAACCTTTCAG TGTGAGACATGAATATGAGGATCAATGGAATGACAAACATACAAGACTAACAACCTGTGATCCTCATGCCAAACGCACAGTTACCAGCTCTGATTCTCCCCAAGAAGTTGATGATAAGAAGGAAATAATTTTCACATATGATGTCGAATTCGAG GAGAGTGAAATAAAGTGGGCATCAAGATGGGACACCTATCTTCTGATGACTGATGATCAGATTCACTGGTTCTCAATTGTAAATTCTTTGATGATTGTTCTTTTCCTCTCGGGAATGGTGGCTATGATCATGTTACGAACTCTCTATCGTGATATCTCCAAATACAACCAGTTGGAGACCCAGGAAGAAGCTCAAGAGGAAACCGGATGGAAGCTGGTCCATGGGGATATTTTCAGACCTCCAACAAACTCAGATTTGCTGTGTGTCTATGTTGGGACGGGTGTTCAGTTCTTTGGGATGACACTAGTGACTATGATTTTTGCTCTTCTGGGATTCTTGTCTCCTTCAAATCGAGGAGGATTAATGACAGCTATGCTTCTTCTGTGGGCTTTCATGGGTGTATTGGCTGGGTATGCATCTGCCCGTCTCTACAAGATGTTCAAGGGATCTGAATGGAAGAAAATCACACTTCAGACGGCTTTCATGTTTCCTGGAGTATTCTTTGCCATTTTCTTCGTGCTGAATGCTCTAATTTGGGGTGAGAAATCATCAGGGGCAGTGCCATTCGGAACAATGTTTGCATTGGTGCTCTTGTGGTTTGGCATCGCCGTCCCACTTGTTTTTGTAGGTAGTTATGTAGGATTTAAGAAGCCAGCTATTGAGGATCCTGTCAAAACGAATAAAATTCCACGACAGATACCAGAGCAGGCCTGGTACATGAATCCAGTTTTCTCCATCTTGATCGGGGGCATACTCCCATTCGGTGCCGTATTTGTTGAGCTCTTTTTCATCCTCACATCCATCTGGCTGCAGCAGTTCTACTACATCTTCGGTTTCCTCTTCATCGTGTTTGTCATCCTCATTATCACCTGCGCAGAGATCACCATCGTTCTCTGCTACTTCCAGCTGTGCAGCGAGGACTACCTCTGGTGGTGGAGGTCATACCTGACTTCAGGTTCCTCAGCAGTGTACCTCTTCCTTTACGCAGCATTCTACTTCTTCACTAAGCTCGAGATCACAAAGCCCGTCTCTGGAATCCTCTACTTCGGGTACATGCTAATTGCTTCGTACGCTTTCTTTGTTCTGACGGGTACAATTGGATTCTATGCATGCTTTTGGTTCACAAGGCGCATCTACTCATCAGTGAAGATTGACTAA
- the LOC116024616 gene encoding uncharacterized protein LOC116024616 yields MSVSLTLMTFNLLEDQPEDSPNSWDKRKDLCVSVITSYSPMILCTQQGVKSQLDYLQQCLTGYDQFGISRKGAEDPSDQHCTIFYDKEKVELLEGGTFWLSESPSVPGSMSWGSTVPCIATWATFQLKGVEPPGFSFQIVNTNMDEFSARARRRGALLTWQHIASLPPSLSVVYCGGFNTQKESTTGRFLLGRSREHGVVGDMRDAWPNSRVRKNMSLIRTYHGFKGDKQGPLEFFKLILRALCLCWDRQTQDLHVDWILFRGRSLIPASCEVVNDNIDGFYPSSHYPIFTEFVLPRSVRLIETPAQEDGN; encoded by the exons ATGAGTGTTTCCCTAACGCTAATGACCTTCAATCTTCTTGAAGATCAGCCTGAAGATAGCCCCAATTCATGGGATAAGAGGAAAGATTTGTGTGTCAGTGTCATCACTAGCTATTCTCCTATGATTCTTTGTACCCAGCAAG GTGTGAAGTCACAGTTGGACTATCTTCAACAATGCTTGACAG GTTACGATCAATTTGGAATTTCAAGAAAAGGAGCTGAGGACCCTTCAGATCAGCACTGCACCATTTTTTATGACAAGGAAAAG GTGGAGCTTTTGGAAGGTGGAACATTTTGGTTGTCAGAGTCACCGTCAGTGCCCGGAAGCATGTCTTGGGGGTCCACAGTACCATGCATTGCGACTTGGGCG ACATTCCAGCTAAAAGGAGTTGAACCGCCAGGTTTTTCATTTCAGATTGTAAATACAAACATGGATGAGTTCAGTGCACGTGCTAGAAGGCGAGGTGCTTTGCTCACATGGCAACACATTGCATCCTTACCTCCTAGCTTGTCTGTTGTATATTGTGGAGGATTTAACACGCAGAAAGAATCAACTACAGGCCGTTTTCTTCTTGGGAGATCAAG AGAGCATGGGGTTGTCGGTGACATGAGGGATGCTTGGCCCAATTCTCGTGTAAGGAAAAACATGTCCCTCATCCGCACTTATCATGGATTCAAAG GTGACAAACAGGGGCCTCTCGAATTTTTCAAGCTGATTCTAAGAGCGCTCTGCCTTTGCTGGGATCGGCAAACTCAAGATCTTCACGTAGACTGGATACTGTTCAGAGGTAGATCTCTTATACCCGCCTCATGTGAAGTGGTGAACGACAACATAGATGGTTTTTACCCGTCATCTCACTACCCAATATTTACCGAGTTTGTGCTTCCCCGTTCAGTGAGATTGATCGAAACACCTGCCCAAGAAGACGGGAACTAA
- the LOC116024562 gene encoding leucine aminopeptidase 2, chloroplastic-like, with translation MAALSLRSSVLATNIAVTAASTSTSTSTSSIFLKFRSTSAWAISFSVSPLCCRRPRRMAHSIARATLGLTHPNQIERPKISFAAKEVDLVEWKGDILAVGVTEKDMVRDESSKFQNLILQKLDSKLGGLLSEASSEEDFSGKSGQSTVLRLPGLGSKRIGLVGLGSAVSSTTAYRTLGETIAAAAKSAQASSIAVTLASAEGLSLESKLSTASAIATGTVLGIFEDNRFKSESKTPTLKSVEILGLGTGPEIEKKLKYAEDVCSGVIFGKELVNAPANVLTPGVLAEEAKNIASLYSDVLTATILDVEQCKELKMGSYLGVAAASANPPHFIHLCYKPTSGSVKTKLALVGKGLTFDSGGYNIKTGPGCSIEIMKIDMGGAAAVLGAAKAIAQIKPAGVEVHFIVAACENMISGTGMRPGDVITASNGKTIEVNNTDAEGRLTLADALVYACKQGVEKVVDLATLTGACIVALGPSVAGVFTPSDDLAKEVLEAADVSGEKLWRMPIEESYWETMKSGVADMVNTGGRQGGAITAALFLKQFVDEKVQWMHIDMAGPVWSDKKKSATGFGITTLVEWVQKNSS, from the exons ATGGCCGCTTTGAGTTTGAGATCCTCGGTTTTGGCTACTAATATCGCGGTCACTGCCGCTTCCACATCTACTTCAACTTCTACTTCTTCGATTTTCTTGAAATTCCGATCTACCTCCGCCTGGGCTATTTCCTTCTCGGTTTCGCCGCTCTGCTGCAGAAGACCTAGGCGTATGGCTCACTCCATAGCTCGGGCCACTCTTGGCCTcactcatcccaatcaaatcgAACGCCCCAAG ATATCATTTGCTGCAAAAGAGGTTGATTTGGTTGAATGGAAAGGAGACATCCTTGCAGTGGGTGTAACAGAGAAGGACATGGTTAGAGACGAAAGTTCCAAGTTCCAAAATTTGATCTTGCAAAAGTTGGATTCAAAATTGGGTGGTTTGCTGTCTGAAGCCTCGTCCGAGGAAGATTTTTCTGGAAAATCTGGGCAATCCACTGTTCTTAGACTTCCTGGTCTTGGTTCTAAAAGGATTGGGTTAGTTGGGCTTGGATCAGCAGTTTCTTCAACCACTGCTTATCGTACTCTTGGTGAGACTATTGCTGCAGCTGCTAAATCTGCTCAGGCAAGTAGTATTGCTGTTACACTTGCTTCAGCGGAAGGCCTCTCTTTGGAATCAAAGCTCAGTACTGCCTCAGCAATAGCTACCG GAACTGTGCTGGGGATTTTTGAAGATAACAGGTTTAAGTCAGAGTCAAAAACTCCCACTCTCAAATCTGTTGAGATTCTTGGTCTTGGAACTGGACCTGAGATTGAAAAGAAACTGAAATACGCAGAAGATGTTTGTTCAGGTGTGATATTTGGGAAAGAGCTTGTAAATGCACCTGCCAATGTACTTACCCCTG GGGTACTTGCCGAAgaggccaaaaatattgcttctTTGTACAGTGATGTTCTTACTGCAACAATCTTGGATGTTGAGCAGTGCAAAGAATTGAAAATGGGATCTTATTTAGGTGTTGCTGCGGCTTCTGCCAATCCTCCTCATTTCATTCATTTGTGCTACAAACCTACGAGTGGGTCGGTCAAAACCAAGCTGGCTTTAGTTGGAAAGGGATTGACTTTTGACAG TGGCGGTTACAACATTAAGACCGGACCAGGTTGCTCAATTGAGATCATGAAAATTGATATGGGCGGTGCTGCTGCAGTCTTAGGTGCAGCAAAAGCTATTGCGCAAATAAAACCTGCTGGAGTGGAA GTACATTTCATTGTTGCTGCGTGTGAAAATATGATTAGTGGGACAGGCATGAGACCTGGAGACGTTATCACAGCTTCAAATGGAAAGACAATTGAG GTTAACAACACTGATGCTGAAGGAAGGCTTACGCTTGCAGATGCTTTAGTATATGCCTGCAAACAGGGTGTAGAAAAG GTAGTTGATCTGGCTACACTGACCGGTGCCTGTATAGTTGCTCTCGGGCCCTCTGTTGCTG GGGTTTTCACGCCTAGCGATGACCTGGCGAAGGAGGTACTTGAAGCAGCGGATGTCAGCGGTGAAAAGCTTTGGAGGATGCCCATAGAGGAGAGTTACTGGGAGACGATGAAATCTGGAGTTGCTGACATGGTAAACACAGGTGGTCGCCAAGGTGGCGCCATCACTGCAGCTCTTTTCTTGAAACAG TTTGTTGACGAGAAAGTACAGTGGATGCATATTGACATGGCCGGGCCAGTTTGGAGTGACAAGAAGAAGAGCGCAACAGGGTTTGGCATTACTACTCTCGTCGAATGGGTGCAGAAAAACTCTTCTTAG
- the LOC116024564 gene encoding leucine aminopeptidase 2, chloroplastic-like isoform X2 → MAHSVALATLGLTKPNQIQRPKISIAAREVDLLEWKGDILAVGVTEKDMVRDKNSMFQNFILQKLDSKLGGLLSEASSEEDFSGKSGQSVVLRLPGLGFKRIGLVGLGSAGSSTVAYRTLGETIAASVKSAQASSVAVALASAEGLSVESKLSAASAMATGIVLGTFEDNRFKLEPKTPTLKSVEILGLGTGPEIEKKLKYAEVVSSGAIFGKELVNAPANVLTPGVLAEEVKKIASLYSDVLTATILDVEQCKELKMGCFLGVAAASENPSYFIHLCYKPTSGSVKTKLALLGKGITFDSGGYNLKVGANSSIELMKKDMAGAAVVFGAAKALGQIKPAGVEVHFIVPACENMISGTGMRPGDILTASNGKRVEVTDTDAEGRLVLADALVYACKLGVEKIVDLATLTGACITALGQSVAGVFTPSEDLAKEVFEAADVGGEKFWRMPLEESYWETMKSSVADMINAGSLDGDAITASLFMKQFVDEEVEWLHIDMGGPVWDYKKNIATGFGITTMVEWVLKHSS, encoded by the exons ATGGCTCACTCAGTAGCTCTAGCAACTCTTGGCCTCACtaaacccaatcaaatccaacGTCCCAAG ATATCCATTGCTGCAAGAGAGGTTGATTTGCTGGAATGGAAAGGAGACATCCTTGCAGTAGGGGTGACAGAGAAGGACATGGTTAGAGACAAAAATTCCATGTTCCAAAATTTTATCTTGCAAAAATTGGACTCGAAATTGGGTGGTTTGCTGTCTGAGGCCTCATCTGAGGAAGATTTTTCTGGAAAATCTGGTCAATCCGTTGTCCTTAGACTGCCTGGTCTTGGTTTTAAAAGGATTGGGTTAGTTGGGCTTGGGTCAGCAGGTTCTTCAACCGTTGCTTATCGTACTCTCGGTGAGACTATTGCTGCATCTGTAAAATCTGCACAGGCAAGTAGTGTTGCTGTTGCACTTGCTTCGGCTGAAGGCCTCTCGGTGGAATCAAAGCTCAGTGCTGCCTCTGCAATGGCAACCG GAATTGTGCTGGGGACTTTTGAAGATAACAGGTTTAAGCTAGAGCCAAAGACTCCCACTCTCAAGTCTGTCGAGATTCTTGGCCTTGGAACTGGACCTGAGATCGAAAAGAAACTGAAATATGCAGAAGTTGTTAGCTCTGGTGCGATATTTGGGAAAGAGCTTGTAAATGCACCTGCCAATGTACTAACCCCTG GGGTACTTGCCGAAGAGGTCAAAAAGATTGCATCTTTGTACAGTGATGTTCTTACTGCAACAATCTTGGATGTTGAGCAGTGCAAAGAATTGAAAATGGGATGTTTCTTAGGTGTTGCTGCAGCTTCTGAAAATCCTTCTTATTTCATTCATTTGTGCTACAAGCCCACGAGTGGATCGGTCAAAACCAAGCTAGCTTTACTTGGAAAGGGAATTACTTTTGACAG TGGCGGGTACAACCTCAAGGTTGGAGCAAATTCCTCGATCGAGCTCATGAAGAAAGATATGGCAGGTGCTGCAGTAGTCTTTGGTGCAGCAAAAGCTCTCGGCCAAATAAAACCTGCTGGAGTGGAA GTGCATTTCATTGTTCCAGCGTGCGAAAATATGATTAGTGGGACAGGCATGAGGCCTGGAGACATTCTCACAGCTTCAAACGGGAAGAGAGTTGAG GTTACCGACACTGATGCTGAAGGGAGGCTTGTACTTGCAGATGCTTTAGTATATGCCTGCAAATTGGGAGTAGAAAAG ATAGTTGATCTGGCTACACTCACTGGTGCCTGTATTACTGCTCTCGGGCAATCTGTTGCTG GGGTTTTTACGCCTAGCGAAGATCTGGCGAAGGAGGTGTTTGAAGCAGCAGATGTTGGTGGTGAAAAGTTTTGGAGGATGCCCTTGGAGGAGAGTTACTGGGAGACCATGAAATCCAGTGTTGCTGATATGATAAATGCAGGTTCTCTTGATGGTGATGCAATCACTGCATCTCTTTTCATGAAACAG TTTGTTGATGAGGAAGTGGAATGGTTGCATATTGACATGGGAGGTCCAGTGTGGGATTACAAGAAGAACATTGCAACAGGGTTTGGCATTACTACTATGGTGGAATGGGTGCTCAAACACTCTTCTTAG
- the LOC116024564 gene encoding leucine aminopeptidase 2, chloroplastic-like isoform X1 codes for MAHSVALATLGLTKPNQIQRPKISIAAREVDLLEWKGDILAVGVTEKDMVRDKNSMFQNFILQKLDSKLGGLLSEASSEEDFSGKSGQSVVLRLPGLGFKRIGLVGLGSAGSSTVAYRTLGETIAASVKSAQASSVAVALASAEGLSVESKLSAASAMATGIVLGTFEDNRFKLEPKTPTLKSVEILGLGTGPEIEKKLKYAEVVSSGAIFGKELVNAPANVLTPGVLAEEVKKIASLYSDVLTATILDVEQCKELKMGCFLGVAAASENPSYFIHLCYKPTSGSVKTKLALLGKGITFDSGGYNLKVGANSSIELMKKDMAGAAVVFGAAKALGQIKPAGVEVHFIVPACENMISGTGMRPGDILTASNGKRVEVTDTDAEGRLVLADALVYACKLGVEKIVDLATLTGACITALGQSVAGVFTPSEDLAKEGV; via the exons ATGGCTCACTCAGTAGCTCTAGCAACTCTTGGCCTCACtaaacccaatcaaatccaacGTCCCAAG ATATCCATTGCTGCAAGAGAGGTTGATTTGCTGGAATGGAAAGGAGACATCCTTGCAGTAGGGGTGACAGAGAAGGACATGGTTAGAGACAAAAATTCCATGTTCCAAAATTTTATCTTGCAAAAATTGGACTCGAAATTGGGTGGTTTGCTGTCTGAGGCCTCATCTGAGGAAGATTTTTCTGGAAAATCTGGTCAATCCGTTGTCCTTAGACTGCCTGGTCTTGGTTTTAAAAGGATTGGGTTAGTTGGGCTTGGGTCAGCAGGTTCTTCAACCGTTGCTTATCGTACTCTCGGTGAGACTATTGCTGCATCTGTAAAATCTGCACAGGCAAGTAGTGTTGCTGTTGCACTTGCTTCGGCTGAAGGCCTCTCGGTGGAATCAAAGCTCAGTGCTGCCTCTGCAATGGCAACCG GAATTGTGCTGGGGACTTTTGAAGATAACAGGTTTAAGCTAGAGCCAAAGACTCCCACTCTCAAGTCTGTCGAGATTCTTGGCCTTGGAACTGGACCTGAGATCGAAAAGAAACTGAAATATGCAGAAGTTGTTAGCTCTGGTGCGATATTTGGGAAAGAGCTTGTAAATGCACCTGCCAATGTACTAACCCCTG GGGTACTTGCCGAAGAGGTCAAAAAGATTGCATCTTTGTACAGTGATGTTCTTACTGCAACAATCTTGGATGTTGAGCAGTGCAAAGAATTGAAAATGGGATGTTTCTTAGGTGTTGCTGCAGCTTCTGAAAATCCTTCTTATTTCATTCATTTGTGCTACAAGCCCACGAGTGGATCGGTCAAAACCAAGCTAGCTTTACTTGGAAAGGGAATTACTTTTGACAG TGGCGGGTACAACCTCAAGGTTGGAGCAAATTCCTCGATCGAGCTCATGAAGAAAGATATGGCAGGTGCTGCAGTAGTCTTTGGTGCAGCAAAAGCTCTCGGCCAAATAAAACCTGCTGGAGTGGAA GTGCATTTCATTGTTCCAGCGTGCGAAAATATGATTAGTGGGACAGGCATGAGGCCTGGAGACATTCTCACAGCTTCAAACGGGAAGAGAGTTGAG GTTACCGACACTGATGCTGAAGGGAGGCTTGTACTTGCAGATGCTTTAGTATATGCCTGCAAATTGGGAGTAGAAAAG ATAGTTGATCTGGCTACACTCACTGGTGCCTGTATTACTGCTCTCGGGCAATCTGTTGCTG GGGTTTTTACGCCTAGCGAAGATCTGGCGAAGGAGGGTGTTTGA
- the LOC116024563 gene encoding leucine aminopeptidase 2, chloroplastic-like gives MANSVAMATLGLTKPNQIQRPKISFAAREVDLLEWKGDILAVGVTEKDMARDQNSKFQNLVLQKLDSNLGGILSKASSEEDFSGKSGQSTVLRLSGLGFKRIGLVGVGSSVSSTIAYRTLGETIAAAAKSAQASSVAVALASAEGLSVELKLSAASAMATGIVLGTFEDNRFKLEPKTPTLKSVEILGLGTGPEIEKKLKYSEVVSSGVIFVKELVNAPANVLTPGVLAEEAKNIASLYSDVLTATILDAEQCKELKMGSFLGVAAASAHPPYFIHLCYKPPSGSVKTKLALVGKGITFDSGGYNIKAGANSAIEIMKNDMGGAAVVFAAAKAMGQIKPAGVEVHFLTAACENMISGAGMRPGDILTASNGKRIEVNNTDAEGRLALADTLIYACKLGVEKIVDLATLTGACITALGPSVAGVFTPSDDLAREVLEAAEIGGEKLWRLPMEESYWGTMKSGIADMINTGPRHGGAITAALFLKQFVDEGVEWLHIDIAGPVFDEKKKLATGFGISTMMEWVLKHSS, from the exons ATGGCTAACTCCGTAGCTATGGCTACTCTTGGCCTCACTAAGCCCAATCAAATCCAACGCCCTAAg ATTTCGTTTGCTGCAAGAGAGGTTGATTTGCTGGAATGGAAAGGAGACATACTTGCAGTAGGTGTGACAGAGAAGGACATGGCTAGAGACCAAAATTCCAAGTTCCAAAATTTGGTCTTGCAAAAGTTGGATTCAAATTTGGGTGGCATTTTGTCTAAAGCCTCATCTGAGGAAGATTTTTCTGGGAAATCTGGTCAATCCACTGTCCTTAGACTGTCTGGTCTTGGTTTTAAAAGGATTGGATTAGTGGGGGTTGGGTCATCGGTTTCTTCAACCATTGCTTATCGTACTCTCGGTGAGACTATTGCTGCAGCTGCTAAATCTGCTCAGGCGAGTAGTGTTGCTGTTGCACTTGCTTCGGCTGAAGGCCTCTCGGTGGAATTAAAGCTCAGTGCTGCCTCAGCAATGGCAACTG GAATTGTGCTGGGGACTTTTGAAGATAACAGGTTTAAGCTAGAGCCAAAGACTCCCACTCTCAAGTCTGTCGAGATTCTTGGCCTTGGAACTGGACCTGAGATTGAAAAGAAACTGAAATACTCAGAAGTTGTTAGTTCTGGTGTGATATTTGTGAAAGAGCTTGTAAATGCACCTGCCAATGTACTAACCCCTG GGGTACTTGCCGAAgaggccaaaaatattgcttctTTGTACAGTGATGTTCTTACCGCAACAATCTTGGATGCTGAGCAGTGCAAAGAATTGAAAATGGGATCGTTTTTAGGTGTTGCTGCAGCTTCTGCACATCCTCCTTATTTCATTCATTTGTGTTACAAGCCCCCGAGTGGATCGGTCAAAACTAAGCTGGCTTTGGTTGGAAAGGGGATTACTTTTGACAG TGGTGGATACAACATTAAGGCCGGGGCAAATTCCGCGATTGAGATCATGAAAAATGATATGGGTGGTGCTGCAGTAGTGTTTGCTGCAGCAAAAGCGATGGGCCAAATAAAGCCTGCTGGAGTGGAA GTGCATTTCCTTACTGCTGCTTGTGAAAATATGATTAGTGGGGCAGGCATGAGACCTGGAGACATTCTCACAGCTTCAAATGGGAAGAGAATTGAG GTTAACAACACTGATGCTGAAGGAAGGCTTGCACTTGCAGATACTTTAATATATGCCTGCAAACTAGGTGTAGAAAAG ATAGTTGATCTGGCTACACTGACTGGTGCCTGTATAACTGCTCTTGGCCCCTCTGTTGCTG GGGTTTTCACGCCTAGCGACGACCTGGCGAGGGAGGTGCTTGAAGCAGCAGAAATTGGGGGTGAAAAGCTTTGGAGGTTGCCCATGGAGGAGAGCTACTGGGGGACGATGAAATCCGGGATTGCTGACATGATAAACACCGGTCCTAGACATGGTGGTGCAATCACTGCAGCTCTTTTCTTGAAACAG TTTGTTGATGAGGGAGTAGAATGGTTGCATATTGACATTGCTGGTCCAGTGTTTGATGAAAAGAAGAAACTTGCAACAGGGTTTGGTATTAGTACTATGATGGAATGGGTGCTGAAACACTCTTCTTAG
- the LOC116024566 gene encoding eukaryotic translation initiation factor 5A-3-like, protein MSDEEHHFESKADAGASKTYPQQAGTIRKNGYIVIKARPCKVVEVSTSKTGKHGHAKCHFVAIDIFNGKKLEDIVPSSHNCDVPHVSRTDYQLIDISEDGFVSLLTESGGTKDDLRLPTDEALLAQIKDGFNEGKDLILSVMSAMGEEQICGLKDIGKN, encoded by the exons ATGTCGGACGAGGAGCACCACTTCGAGTCGAAAGCGGATGCCGGCGCCTCCAAGACCTACCCTCAGCAAGCTGGAACCATCCGCAAGAATGGCTACATAGTCATCAAAGCTCGCCCTTGCAAG GTTGTTGAAGTCTCCACTTCCAAAACTGGCAAGCACGGGCATGCAAAGTGTCACTTTGTGGCAATTGACATCTTCAATGGGAAGAAGCTCGAGGATATTGTTCCTTCCTCCCACAACTGTGAT GTGCCTCATGTTAGTCGCACTGACTACCAGCTGATTGACATCTCTGAGGATGGTTTT GTGTCTCTTCTCACTGAAAGCGGGGGCACCAAAGATGATCTGAGGCTTCCCACTGATGAAGCTCTTCTTGCTCAG ATTAAAGACGGGTTTAATGAAGGAAAGGATCTTATTCTGTCGGTCATGTCTGCAATGGGAGAAGAGCAGATTTGTGGACTGAAGGACATCGGGAAGAACTAA